One genomic segment of Acidihalobacter prosperus includes these proteins:
- the lipA gene encoding lipoyl synthase, whose product MSEIAKGGPQRGHKQRGAEKMARIPIKIAPTERPARKPEWIRVKVPGGPRVERLKRILRENALHTVCEEASCPNLGECFDHGTATFMIMGDICTRRCPFCDVAHGRPNPLDAKEPDHLAHTIREMGLSYVVITSVDRDDLRDGGAAHFAACVARARALNPSLRVEVLVPDFRGRLEPALAALASAPPDVFNHNLETVPRLYRQARPGADYQWSLTLLERFKGAHPDVLTKSGLMLGLGESLEEVEAVMHDLRTHRVDMLTLGQYLQPSRHHLPVSRFVPPAEFEHLRAVGEAMGFSHVASGPLVRSSYHADRQASGVL is encoded by the coding sequence ATGAGCGAGATCGCCAAGGGCGGACCGCAACGCGGTCATAAACAGCGCGGCGCCGAGAAGATGGCGCGCATACCGATCAAGATCGCACCTACCGAGCGGCCGGCGCGCAAGCCGGAATGGATTAGGGTCAAGGTGCCGGGCGGCCCGCGCGTTGAACGTCTCAAACGGATTTTGCGCGAGAACGCGCTGCATACCGTGTGCGAGGAGGCCTCCTGCCCGAACCTCGGCGAGTGCTTCGATCACGGCACCGCCACGTTCATGATCATGGGCGACATCTGTACCCGGCGTTGCCCGTTCTGCGACGTGGCGCACGGCCGTCCGAATCCACTGGATGCGAAGGAGCCCGATCATTTGGCGCACACCATCCGCGAAATGGGGCTGTCCTACGTGGTGATCACCTCGGTCGACCGCGACGACCTGCGCGACGGCGGCGCGGCACATTTCGCCGCCTGCGTGGCGCGCGCGCGCGCGCTCAACCCTTCGCTGCGGGTGGAGGTGCTGGTGCCCGATTTTCGCGGCCGTCTGGAACCCGCGCTGGCAGCGCTGGCGAGCGCGCCGCCCGACGTGTTCAACCACAATCTGGAAACCGTGCCGCGTCTGTATCGACAGGCGCGCCCGGGTGCGGACTATCAATGGTCGCTGACGCTGCTCGAACGCTTCAAGGGCGCGCATCCGGACGTGCTCACCAAGTCTGGGCTGATGCTCGGTCTCGGCGAAAGCCTGGAAGAGGTGGAGGCCGTGATGCACGATCTACGGACGCACCGGGTCGACATGCTCACGCTGGGGCAGTATCTGCAGCCGTCGCGCCACCACCTGCCGGTCAGCCGTTTCGTGCCGCCGGCCGAATTCGAACACCTGCGTGCCGTCGGCGAAGCCATGGGTTTTTCCCACGTGGCCAGTGGGCCACTGGTGCGTTCCTCCTATCATGCCGACCGGCAGGCAAGCGGCGTGCTCTGA
- a CDS encoding adenylate kinase, translated as MRIVLLGAPGSGKGTQGQKLVERYGIPQVSTGDLLRAAVSDGSALGREAKGYMDAGQLVPDSVVLGMIRERLTRPDAARGYILDGFPRNLVQAEALDQMLAETGQPLDLALLIDVDITTLKQRLLGRLTCSACGAVYNSYTSPPRRPGVCDQCGGELVHRADDNEATIDKRLGVYEAQTMPLIEYYAGDNRLRRIAGIGDIDTIFAAITADIEARLSQQTGR; from the coding sequence ATGAGGATCGTACTCCTGGGAGCGCCCGGCTCGGGCAAAGGCACGCAGGGCCAGAAACTGGTCGAACGCTATGGCATTCCGCAGGTCTCAACCGGCGATCTGCTGCGCGCCGCGGTCAGCGACGGCAGCGCACTCGGCCGCGAGGCCAAGGGCTATATGGACGCAGGACAGCTGGTGCCGGACAGCGTCGTTCTCGGCATGATCCGCGAACGCCTGACTCGCCCCGACGCCGCCCGCGGCTACATACTCGACGGTTTCCCGCGCAACCTCGTCCAGGCCGAAGCGCTCGACCAGATGCTTGCCGAAACCGGCCAGCCGCTGGATCTCGCGCTACTGATCGACGTCGACATCACCACGCTCAAGCAGCGCCTGCTCGGGCGGCTCACCTGCAGCGCGTGCGGGGCAGTCTACAACAGCTACACCTCGCCGCCGCGGCGTCCGGGCGTGTGCGATCAATGCGGCGGCGAACTGGTGCACCGCGCCGACGACAACGAAGCGACCATCGACAAGCGCCTCGGCGTCTATGAAGCGCAAACCATGCCGCTGATCGAATACTACGCCGGCGACAACCGCCTGCGCCGCATCGCCGGCATCGGCGACATCGACACCATCTTCGCGGCCATCACCGCCGACATCGAAGCCAGGCTGTCCCAGCAGACGGGCCGCTAG
- a CDS encoding septal ring lytic transglycosylase RlpA family protein produces MSRCEGPRWRLAAALAPVLLMSACAVVPPPSAGPPPSGGGQSYVVFGKRYYVLPTAQDYSRRGIASWYGPNFHGKLTASGVPYNMYAMTAASKVLPLGTWVRVTNLENGKKVVVEINDRGPFVANRIIDLSYTAAKRLGMIGPGTALVEVQAINPRNPAANPPPPLDAAHGGPTPHIYIQVGAFGELANAKRYQAKLALRGFGPMIIQSGQVGPNQTLYYVRLGPLADVAAADAAAKRMNALGIQHFRVGVE; encoded by the coding sequence ATGAGCAGATGCGAAGGCCCGCGCTGGCGTCTAGCGGCGGCGCTCGCGCCGGTGTTGCTGATGTCAGCCTGTGCCGTCGTGCCGCCGCCGAGCGCGGGTCCGCCACCCTCCGGAGGCGGTCAGTCCTATGTGGTGTTCGGCAAGCGCTACTACGTGCTGCCGACCGCCCAGGACTACTCACGCCGCGGCATCGCTTCCTGGTACGGTCCCAATTTCCACGGCAAGCTGACTGCCAGCGGTGTGCCGTACAACATGTATGCGATGACCGCCGCGAGCAAGGTGCTGCCGCTTGGCACCTGGGTGCGGGTCACCAACCTCGAGAACGGCAAGAAGGTGGTGGTCGAGATCAACGACCGCGGCCCCTTCGTGGCCAATCGCATCATCGATCTGTCCTATACCGCCGCGAAACGGCTGGGCATGATCGGCCCGGGTACGGCGCTGGTCGAAGTGCAGGCGATCAACCCGCGCAATCCCGCCGCCAACCCGCCGCCGCCGCTGGATGCCGCTCACGGCGGGCCGACGCCGCACATCTACATCCAGGTCGGCGCCTTCGGCGAACTGGCCAATGCCAAGCGCTACCAGGCCAAACTGGCGTTACGCGGTTTCGGGCCGATGATCATCCAGTCCGGCCAGGTTGGCCCCAACCAGACGCTGTATTACGTGCGTCTCGGCCCGCTCGCGGACGTGGCGGCCGCGGATGCCGCAGCCAAGCGCATGAACGCGCTCGGTATTCAGCATTTTCGCGTCGGCGTGGAGTGA
- the ppa gene encoding inorganic diphosphatase — translation MNLANLPAGEALPDDFNVVIEIPALAPPVKYEIDKDSGALMVDRFMGTSMVYPCNYGFVPHTLSEDGDPVDVLVVTPIPLYAGSVIRCRPVGMLQMTDEKGPDAKIIAVPVDKLYPAYAHIKGPDDLPEFLLGQIRHFFEQYKALEAGKWVKVDGIEGLEAARAEILSSAARAKG, via the coding sequence ATGAATCTCGCCAATCTGCCGGCCGGTGAGGCCCTGCCCGACGATTTCAACGTGGTCATCGAGATCCCGGCCCTGGCGCCGCCGGTCAAATACGAGATCGACAAGGACAGCGGCGCCCTGATGGTCGACCGGTTCATGGGCACCTCCATGGTCTATCCCTGCAACTACGGCTTCGTACCGCACACCCTGTCCGAGGACGGCGATCCGGTGGACGTGCTGGTGGTCACGCCGATCCCGCTCTACGCCGGCAGCGTCATCCGCTGTCGCCCGGTGGGCATGTTGCAGATGACCGACGAAAAGGGCCCGGACGCCAAGATCATCGCGGTGCCGGTCGACAAGCTGTATCCGGCCTACGCGCACATCAAGGGGCCGGACGACCTGCCCGAGTTCCTGCTTGGCCAGATTCGGCACTTCTTCGAGCAGTACAAGGCGCTGGAAGCAGGCAAATGGGTCAAGGTCGACGGTATCGAGGGGCTGGAGGCGGCACGCGCCGAAATCCTGTCAAGCGCCGCGCGCGCCAAGGGCTGA
- the lipB gene encoding lipoyl(octanoyl) transferase LipB, with translation MSPELRVHYMGRRDYTAVWQAMRDYTAARGADTADEFWIVEHPPVFTLGQAGRAEHVRDAGDIPVVQSDRGGQVTYHGPGQVVLYVLLDLRRLRLGVRALVENLEQTVVELLAAHGIAGESRREAPGVYVDGRKIAALGLRVRHGCSYHGLSLNVDLDPAPFARIDPCGYRGLEVARLADYGITLDLWTAGQALAERLARRLGYTAASGHSHHGIDRA, from the coding sequence ATGTCGCCGGAACTGCGCGTGCATTACATGGGGCGGCGTGATTACACCGCCGTGTGGCAGGCCATGCGCGATTACACCGCCGCCCGCGGCGCGGATACGGCCGACGAATTCTGGATTGTGGAGCATCCGCCGGTCTTCACGCTCGGCCAGGCCGGGCGCGCCGAGCATGTGCGTGATGCCGGCGACATCCCGGTGGTGCAGAGCGATCGCGGCGGTCAGGTGACTTACCATGGCCCCGGTCAGGTGGTGCTCTACGTTTTGTTGGATCTGCGGCGCCTGCGTCTCGGCGTGCGCGCGCTGGTGGAAAACCTGGAGCAGACCGTGGTCGAACTGCTGGCCGCCCACGGTATCGCCGGCGAGTCGCGCCGGGAGGCACCCGGGGTGTATGTGGACGGGCGCAAGATCGCCGCGCTCGGCCTGCGCGTGCGCCATGGCTGCAGTTATCACGGCCTGTCGCTCAACGTCGATCTCGATCCGGCGCCCTTCGCGCGCATCGACCCTTGTGGCTACCGTGGTCTCGAGGTGGCGCGGCTGGCCGACTACGGCATCACGCTCGATCTATGGACGGCGGGCCAGGCGCTTGCCGAGCGCCTGGCCCGCCGACTGGGGTACACTGCCGCCTCTGGACACAGTCATCACGGAATCGACAGGGCATGA
- the mrdA gene encoding penicillin-binding protein 2, which translates to MSDRQSLRDPRQERRQFAWRALVMALVVVGLYGAMAARLIYLQVIDHEHYATLSHDNRVHIVAVPPPRGLIYDRHGVLLAENVPSYSLDVTPEQVPDMARTLEALKSVVALTPDDIRRFRQTMRRKWPFQAVPLRFDLSPEEVARFAVERYRFPGVDIKARLRRYYPFGGAMVDAVGYVSRIDVAELQKVDAENYEGTTHYGKTGIEAYYQTRLHGRVGYDQVEVNAKGRQIRVLSHQPPVPGDDLILSLDAGLQSVAEAALEGREGAAVAIDPRNGDVLAMVSAPSYDPNWFVDGISSKRYAELRGNDWRPLFNRALAGQYPPGSTIKPFMALAGLNNGVVTTDQRIFCGPYWQIPGDPAKRKYRDWNRYGHGMTDVSKAITQSVDVYFYRLAYQLGIERMHDFLSRFGLGRQTDIDTTGEMGGLLPTPAWKRRTKNTVWYPGNTVVAGIGQGFMLATPLQLADATAALSMRGERFRPRLLRAVRDPVTRDVRARPPETLPAIRLKDAAYWRAVLKGMRNVTQRPDGTAYRQFRGFDYVVAGKTGTAQVTSHIHSDNAREGTIPYRLRDNGLFIAFAPADHPLIAVAVVVEHGGGGDVSAAPVARRMIDYYLKHNTELRNGRLVLKSNLPTQLDLQPTEPRDTATRAPATGDAS; encoded by the coding sequence GTGTCCGACCGTCAGTCGCTGAGGGATCCGCGTCAGGAGCGCCGCCAGTTCGCCTGGCGCGCCCTGGTCATGGCGCTGGTCGTGGTCGGCCTGTACGGGGCCATGGCTGCGCGCCTGATCTATCTGCAGGTGATCGATCACGAGCACTACGCCACGCTGTCGCACGACAACCGCGTGCATATCGTGGCGGTGCCGCCTCCTCGAGGTCTGATCTACGACCGTCACGGCGTGCTGCTGGCGGAAAACGTGCCTTCCTATAGCCTCGACGTCACGCCCGAACAGGTGCCGGACATGGCGCGCACCCTGGAGGCACTCAAGTCGGTCGTCGCACTCACTCCCGACGATATCCGTCGTTTCCGGCAGACCATGCGCCGCAAGTGGCCCTTCCAGGCCGTGCCGCTGCGTTTCGATCTGAGCCCCGAGGAGGTGGCGCGCTTCGCGGTCGAGCGCTATCGTTTTCCTGGCGTGGACATCAAGGCGCGACTGCGTCGCTACTACCCCTTTGGCGGCGCGATGGTGGACGCGGTCGGCTATGTCAGCCGCATCGATGTTGCCGAGCTGCAGAAGGTCGACGCGGAAAATTACGAAGGCACCACGCATTACGGCAAGACCGGCATCGAAGCCTACTACCAGACCCGCCTGCACGGGCGGGTCGGTTACGATCAGGTCGAGGTCAATGCCAAGGGCCGGCAGATCCGGGTGCTGTCGCATCAGCCACCGGTCCCGGGCGACGACCTGATCCTGAGCCTGGACGCTGGGCTGCAGTCCGTCGCCGAGGCGGCGCTTGAGGGGCGCGAAGGCGCAGCCGTGGCGATCGATCCGCGCAACGGCGACGTGCTCGCGATGGTCAGTGCGCCGAGCTACGACCCCAACTGGTTCGTCGACGGCATTTCCAGCAAGCGCTACGCCGAACTGCGCGGGAATGATTGGCGCCCGCTGTTCAATCGCGCACTCGCGGGGCAGTACCCGCCGGGTTCGACGATCAAGCCGTTCATGGCGCTGGCAGGGTTGAACAACGGCGTGGTCACCACCGATCAGCGCATTTTCTGCGGCCCGTACTGGCAGATTCCCGGCGATCCGGCGAAACGCAAGTATCGCGATTGGAACCGCTATGGCCACGGCATGACCGACGTCTCCAAGGCGATCACCCAGTCGGTCGACGTGTATTTCTACCGACTCGCCTATCAGCTTGGCATCGAGCGCATGCACGATTTTCTGTCGCGGTTCGGGCTCGGCCGGCAAACCGACATCGACACTACCGGCGAGATGGGCGGGTTGCTGCCGACGCCGGCCTGGAAGCGGCGCACCAAAAATACGGTCTGGTATCCCGGCAACACGGTGGTCGCGGGCATCGGTCAGGGCTTCATGCTGGCCACGCCGCTGCAGCTCGCCGATGCCACGGCGGCGCTGTCGATGCGCGGCGAGCGATTCCGCCCGCGTCTGCTGCGCGCCGTGCGCGATCCGGTGACCCGCGACGTCCGGGCGCGTCCGCCCGAGACGCTGCCGGCGATCCGCCTCAAGGACGCCGCTTATTGGCGCGCGGTGCTCAAGGGCATGCGCAATGTCACGCAGCGGCCTGACGGCACGGCCTATCGGCAGTTCCGCGGCTTCGATTACGTGGTGGCCGGCAAGACCGGCACCGCGCAGGTGACCTCGCACATCCATTCCGACAATGCCCGAGAAGGCACGATTCCCTATCGTCTGCGCGACAACGGCCTGTTCATCGCCTTCGCTCCGGCCGATCATCCGTTGATTGCGGTCGCGGTCGTGGTCGAGCATGGCGGCGGCGGCGACGTCAGCGCCGCTCCGGTCGCGCGGCGGATGATCGACTATTACCTCAAGCACAACACCGAGCTGCGCAACGGACGCCTGGTGCTCAAGTCGAACCTGCCGACGCAGCTCGATCTGCAGCCGACCGAGCCCAGGGATACGGCCACGCGCGCGCCGGCGACGGGCGACGCCTCATGA
- the mltB gene encoding lytic murein transglycosylase B encodes MNRFLPAPVRRLAALLVLIPSCLPAARAADAGFAHRAEVQSFIQQLVTHDKFDKAYLERLFDKAQPQPAVIAAMKRPAEALPWYKYRPIFLTEKRIREGVVFWKQHRAALERAQKAYGVPPQVVTAIIGVETFYGRRMGSYPVFDTLATLGFDYPPRADYFRRQLAQFLLLARQEGIDPLKPKGSYAGAMGQGQFMPGSYRHYAVDFDGNGERDLWNDPVDAIGSVANYLARHGWQAGGFVAVPARVKGKGYERLSSSVKPQLTPKMLAAAGVRPGRALPAEGRYALVGLQLRQDSEYWVTGRNFYVITRYNASALYAMAVYQLSEAIEQAYRHPAGAAEAAGKHAP; translated from the coding sequence TTGAATCGCTTCCTCCCCGCCCCGGTCCGCCGGTTGGCCGCGCTGCTCGTCCTCATCCCCTCTTGCCTGCCCGCCGCCCGCGCCGCCGACGCCGGTTTTGCGCATCGTGCAGAGGTGCAGAGTTTCATCCAGCAGCTGGTGACCCACGACAAATTCGACAAGGCCTATCTGGAACGCCTGTTCGACAAGGCGCAGCCGCAGCCCGCGGTGATCGCCGCCATGAAGCGCCCGGCCGAGGCCTTGCCCTGGTACAAATACCGCCCGATATTCCTGACCGAGAAGCGGATACGCGAGGGCGTGGTCTTCTGGAAGCAGCACCGCGCAGCGCTCGAACGCGCGCAGAAGGCCTATGGCGTGCCGCCGCAGGTGGTCACCGCGATCATCGGCGTCGAGACCTTCTACGGACGGCGCATGGGCAGCTATCCGGTGTTCGACACCTTGGCCACGCTGGGTTTCGACTACCCGCCGCGGGCGGATTATTTCCGCCGCCAGCTGGCGCAGTTCCTGCTCCTGGCGCGGCAGGAGGGCATCGACCCGCTCAAGCCCAAGGGATCCTACGCGGGCGCCATGGGGCAGGGGCAATTCATGCCGGGGAGCTACCGACACTATGCGGTCGATTTCGACGGTAACGGCGAGCGCGACCTGTGGAACGACCCGGTCGATGCGATCGGCAGCGTCGCCAACTATCTGGCCCGCCACGGCTGGCAGGCGGGGGGCTTTGTCGCGGTGCCGGCACGCGTCAAGGGCAAGGGTTACGAGCGGCTGTCCAGCAGCGTCAAACCTCAGCTGACGCCCAAGATGCTGGCCGCGGCGGGTGTTCGCCCCGGCCGCGCCCTGCCGGCCGAAGGGCGCTATGCGCTGGTCGGCCTGCAACTGCGGCAGGATTCCGAATATTGGGTGACCGGGCGCAATTTCTACGTCATCACGCGCTATAACGCCAGCGCGCTCTATGCGATGGCGGTGTACCAGCTCAGCGAAGCGATCGAACAGGCTTACCGGCATCCGGCCGGCGCGGCGGAGGCCGCCGGCAAACACGCGCCATGA
- a CDS encoding YbeD family protein, giving the protein MSDREQDGAETSFEFPCRFPIKVFGPAVPEFRGRVLALIREHAATVDDDAVRENLSRGGRYLSLTVTIEATDRAQLDAIYRALTACELVTMAL; this is encoded by the coding sequence ATGAGCGATCGGGAACAGGACGGGGCAGAGACCTCCTTCGAATTTCCCTGCCGTTTCCCGATCAAGGTCTTCGGGCCCGCGGTGCCCGAGTTCCGTGGCCGCGTGCTCGCCTTGATCCGCGAGCACGCGGCCACGGTCGACGACGACGCGGTGCGCGAGAATCTCAGTCGCGGCGGGCGCTATCTCAGCCTTACCGTGACCATCGAAGCCACCGACCGCGCGCAGCTCGATGCCATCTACCGTGCGCTGACGGCCTGCGAACTGGTCACCATGGCGCTCTGA
- a CDS encoding D-amino acid aminotransferase, translating into MSRVYLNGRFLPLAEACVPVLDRGFLFGDGIYEVIPAYGGHLFRLTAHLDRLDASLAAVRIGNPHDRATWRALLQELVATAGPGDHSVYLQVTRGADVKRDHAFPAADVKPTVFAMTHPLRAPEPARLETGASARLMADTRWARCDIKAITLLPNVLLRQAALDAGDDEAILVRDGAVLEGSASSLFIVADGMLSTPPKGPALLPGVTRDLVLELAQRHGLPWAERAISETDLRRADEIWLTSSTREVMAVTRLDGQPVGDGRPGPVWRRMAEWYQDCKAALRAGGECP; encoded by the coding sequence GTGAGCCGCGTCTATCTCAACGGGCGCTTCCTGCCGCTGGCCGAAGCCTGCGTGCCGGTCCTCGACCGGGGGTTTCTCTTCGGCGACGGCATCTACGAGGTGATCCCGGCCTATGGCGGGCATCTCTTCCGTCTGACAGCGCATCTAGACCGCCTGGACGCCAGTCTGGCGGCGGTCCGCATCGGCAACCCGCACGACCGTGCGACGTGGCGCGCACTGCTGCAGGAGCTGGTCGCGACGGCCGGCCCCGGCGATCACAGCGTCTACCTGCAGGTGACCCGGGGCGCGGACGTCAAACGCGACCATGCCTTCCCGGCGGCGGATGTGAAGCCGACGGTGTTTGCCATGACCCATCCGCTGCGCGCACCGGAGCCGGCACGGCTCGAGACGGGCGCGTCGGCACGGTTGATGGCGGATACGCGCTGGGCGCGCTGCGACATCAAGGCGATCACCCTGCTGCCGAACGTGTTGCTGCGCCAGGCGGCGCTGGATGCCGGCGACGACGAAGCCATCCTGGTGCGCGACGGTGCCGTGCTCGAGGGTAGCGCCAGCAGTCTGTTCATCGTTGCGGACGGCATGTTGTCGACGCCGCCCAAGGGGCCCGCGCTACTGCCCGGCGTGACGCGCGATCTGGTGCTCGAACTGGCGCAGCGCCACGGCCTGCCGTGGGCGGAAAGGGCGATTTCCGAAACCGATCTGCGCCGCGCCGACGAAATCTGGCTGACCAGTTCGACCCGCGAGGTGATGGCCGTGACCCGGTTGGACGGCCAGCCGGTCGGCGACGGCCGGCCTGGGCCTGTGTGGCGCCGCATGGCGGAGTGGTACCAAGACTGCAAGGCCGCCTTGCGTGCCGGAGGCGAGTGTCCATGA
- a CDS encoding D-alanyl-D-alanine carboxypeptidase family protein, giving the protein MRLVFRSLVLLFVSLFAGQALAASPAAPGPTPPLPVPVPPMSPIGAKSYVLMDYRTGQILAEKDPDERRAPASTTKLMTAYVVFQDLKAGRITLDTKFHVSDKAWRQGGSRMFLNPGSSVSVKELLQGLLVPSGNDAAVALAQGVAGTTGAFVSLMNAYAKQLGLANTHYSDVNGLPEPDLYTSALDLAKLSRAIITQFPEYYHFFSEKSFTWNKIKQYNYNKLLWRDPSVDGLKTGYTSEAGYILASSAVRNDTRLIAVVMGVNLPKASSEQNYINLARVSEALLNYGFRFFSTHKLYSAGQSLNTARVWGGAHEHVKLGLMRDLYVTVPSGQYRNLKAEMTLDPTLKAPIAKGQTVGEVKVSLAGKPVAQVPLVALEADPEGNLWQRVRDTVLQWFEHK; this is encoded by the coding sequence ATGCGCCTAGTGTTCCGCTCGTTGGTCCTGCTTTTCGTCAGCCTGTTCGCCGGTCAGGCGCTCGCCGCGTCGCCGGCGGCTCCTGGCCCGACGCCGCCACTGCCCGTGCCGGTGCCGCCGATGTCGCCGATCGGTGCCAAATCCTATGTGCTGATGGACTACCGTACCGGGCAGATTCTGGCCGAGAAGGATCCCGACGAGCGTCGCGCACCGGCCAGTACCACCAAGCTGATGACCGCCTACGTGGTCTTCCAAGATCTCAAGGCCGGGCGCATCACGCTCGATACCAAGTTCCACGTCAGCGACAAGGCCTGGCGTCAGGGCGGCTCGCGGATGTTCCTGAACCCCGGCTCGTCCGTCAGCGTCAAGGAGTTGCTGCAGGGTCTGCTGGTGCCTTCGGGCAACGACGCCGCGGTGGCGCTGGCGCAGGGCGTGGCCGGCACTACCGGCGCCTTCGTGTCGCTGATGAATGCCTACGCCAAACAGCTGGGGTTGGCGAACACCCACTATTCCGACGTCAACGGCCTGCCGGAGCCGGATCTCTACACCTCGGCGCTGGATCTGGCCAAGCTGTCGCGCGCGATCATCACCCAGTTTCCCGAGTATTATCACTTCTTCTCGGAGAAATCGTTCACCTGGAACAAGATCAAGCAGTACAACTACAACAAGTTGCTGTGGCGCGATCCCAGCGTCGATGGACTCAAGACCGGCTATACCAGCGAGGCCGGTTACATCCTGGCTTCGTCGGCGGTGCGTAACGACACCCGGCTGATTGCTGTGGTGATGGGCGTGAATCTGCCCAAGGCCAGCAGCGAGCAGAACTACATCAACCTCGCGCGCGTGTCCGAAGCCCTGCTCAACTACGGTTTCCGCTTTTTCTCCACCCACAAGCTGTACAGTGCCGGCCAGTCGCTGAACACGGCGCGTGTATGGGGCGGCGCGCACGAGCACGTCAAACTGGGGCTGATGCGGGATCTCTACGTCACGGTGCCCTCTGGCCAGTACCGTAATCTCAAGGCCGAAATGACGCTCGACCCGACGCTCAAGGCGCCCATTGCCAAGGGTCAGACCGTGGGCGAGGTCAAGGTCAGCCTGGCCGGCAAGCCGGTCGCGCAGGTGCCGCTGGTGGCGCTGGAGGCCGATCCCGAGGGCAATCTGTGGCAGCGGGTGCGCGATACCGTGCTGCAGTGGTTCGAGCACAAATAG
- the rodA gene encoding rod shape-determining protein RodA, with the protein MDSGLTYWLRRLHVDPVLLLALLALIATGLFILYSASGENADMVTRQATRLMIALLVMFLIAQVPVERLRQWAPWIYLAGLLLLVSVLLVGQIGMGARRWLDLGFMRFQPSEVMKLAVPMMLAWYFAERALPPTPGQLTVAGVIVLLPVMLIAKEPDLGTALLVGMVGAFVIFFAGLRYRTLAAFVLLGLASLPVIWHFMHDYQRNRVLTFLNPERDPLGAGYHIIQSMIAVGSGGVYGKGWLNGTQAQLDFLPERSTDFIFSVFGEEFGLIGVLLLLALYVFIVLRGLDIALRAQDTYSRLVAGSLSMMFSVYVFVNVGMVIGLLPVVGVPLPLVSYGGTSMVTILAAFGMLMGIHSHRRLVAH; encoded by the coding sequence ATGGATTCGGGGCTGACGTACTGGCTGCGCCGCCTGCATGTCGATCCGGTGCTGCTGTTGGCGCTGCTGGCCCTGATCGCCACCGGGCTGTTCATCCTATACAGCGCGAGCGGTGAGAATGCGGACATGGTGACCCGCCAGGCCACGCGGCTGATGATCGCGTTGCTGGTGATGTTCCTGATCGCCCAGGTGCCGGTGGAGCGTCTGCGGCAGTGGGCGCCATGGATCTATCTTGCCGGGCTGCTGCTGCTGGTCTCCGTGCTGCTGGTCGGCCAGATCGGCATGGGCGCGCGGCGGTGGTTGGACCTGGGATTCATGCGTTTCCAGCCTTCGGAGGTCATGAAGCTGGCCGTACCCATGATGTTGGCCTGGTATTTCGCCGAACGAGCCCTGCCGCCGACGCCGGGCCAGCTCACGGTCGCCGGTGTGATCGTGCTGCTGCCGGTGATGCTGATCGCCAAGGAGCCCGATCTCGGCACCGCGCTGCTGGTGGGCATGGTCGGCGCGTTCGTGATCTTCTTCGCCGGGCTGCGATACCGGACGCTGGCGGCGTTCGTATTGCTGGGATTGGCCTCGCTGCCGGTGATCTGGCATTTCATGCACGACTACCAGCGCAACCGCGTACTCACCTTCCTCAACCCCGAACGCGATCCGCTGGGGGCCGGTTACCACATCATCCAGTCGATGATCGCGGTGGGTTCCGGCGGCGTCTACGGCAAGGGCTGGCTCAACGGCACCCAGGCCCAGCTCGACTTCCTGCCCGAGCGCTCGACCGACTTCATCTTCTCGGTGTTCGGCGAGGAGTTCGGTCTGATCGGCGTGCTGCTGTTGCTGGCCCTGTACGTGTTCATTGTGTTGCGTGGGCTGGATATCGCGCTGCGCGCGCAGGACACCTACTCGCGCCTGGTGGCCGGCAGCCTGAGCATGATGTTCTCGGTCTATGTGTTCGTGAACGTCGGCATGGTCATCGGCCTGCTGCCCGTGGTGGGCGTGCCGTTGCCGCTGGTGAGCTACGGCGGCACCTCGATGGTGACCATCCTGGCGGCTTTCGGTATGCTCATGGGCATACACTCGCATCGCAGATTGGTGGCCCATTGA